From Paraflavitalea devenefica, the proteins below share one genomic window:
- a CDS encoding YeiH family protein yields MSYENIVAASRNSAALQPSTKKSFFSSLTEDWWAVLIGGTIIIAALIIAFAATGFKFSVPVYQWATKDDLLSKVLTGSNLLLIAGIGILFAVLSSVAIALSGGSVRRYLKGFGLVFILGIISIIIAGNKTINYYGIEYVIFALIIGLLIGNLTTVPNWLREAARSEFFIKTGLVILGTNVLFTDIVKAGVPGILQAVLVVSVVWFFALWLSRRLKVDDEFGVILASAVAICGVSAAIVASGAIKGDKKKLSYITTLVLLVAIPMMVLQPWLVKILHIPEVVGGAWLGGTLDTTASVTAAAALVGPAALKAGVIIKFSQNVLIGVAAFFIAIWWTYRKGANADKQSPAETPGLGVVWERFPKFVLGFIAASLLFSFWIPPDTAKSVGGILNSLRTVWFALAFVAIGLEARFTDLVKIEGGRPAIAFIGAQLFNIIWTLLWAWLLFGGILLAVPDIK; encoded by the coding sequence ATGTCATACGAGAATATAGTTGCAGCTTCCCGGAATAGTGCAGCACTGCAGCCATCAACCAAAAAATCCTTTTTTTCCTCCCTCACTGAAGACTGGTGGGCAGTGCTGATTGGCGGTACGATTATCATTGCTGCCTTAATCATTGCGTTTGCTGCTACAGGCTTTAAATTCAGCGTGCCTGTTTACCAATGGGCCACTAAGGATGATCTGTTAAGCAAGGTATTGACGGGGTCTAATCTATTATTGATTGCCGGTATTGGAATCCTTTTTGCCGTCTTGTCTTCTGTAGCCATTGCACTATCAGGTGGTAGTGTGCGGCGATACCTTAAAGGGTTTGGCCTTGTATTCATCTTAGGTATAATTTCCATCATCATTGCCGGTAATAAAACGATCAACTACTATGGTATTGAATATGTCATATTCGCTTTGATCATTGGTCTGCTCATTGGCAACCTTACTACAGTCCCCAACTGGCTGCGGGAAGCTGCTCGTTCTGAGTTCTTTATTAAAACGGGATTGGTAATTCTGGGTACCAATGTATTGTTTACCGATATTGTAAAAGCCGGGGTGCCGGGCATCCTGCAGGCGGTGCTGGTGGTAAGCGTGGTATGGTTCTTTGCGCTGTGGCTTAGCCGCAGGCTGAAGGTTGACGATGAGTTTGGGGTGATCCTGGCCTCTGCAGTGGCTATCTGTGGTGTATCGGCCGCTATTGTAGCCAGTGGCGCTATTAAAGGTGATAAAAAGAAACTCTCTTATATTACTACACTGGTATTGCTGGTGGCCATTCCTATGATGGTGCTGCAGCCCTGGCTGGTAAAAATACTGCACATACCCGAAGTGGTGGGCGGCGCCTGGCTGGGTGGTACGCTCGACACTACGGCTTCTGTAACGGCCGCTGCTGCATTGGTAGGTCCTGCTGCATTAAAAGCGGGCGTGATTATTAAGTTCTCCCAAAACGTATTAATTGGTGTAGCTGCTTTTTTCATTGCCATCTGGTGGACATACCGGAAGGGTGCCAACGCCGATAAACAATCCCCTGCAGAAACGCCGGGTCTTGGAGTGGTATGGGAGCGCTTTCCCAAATTCGTATTGGGCTTTATTGCAGCCTCCCTTCTGTTCTCTTTCTGGATACCCCCTGATACGGCCAAATCGGTGGGGGGTATTCTCAACAGCCTGCGTACGGTGTGGTTTGCCCTGGCTTTTGTGGCCATCGGCCTGGAAGCAAGGTTTACTGACCTGGTGAAGATCGAAGGCGGGCGCCCGGCCATTGCCTTTATCGGCGCCCAGCTCTTTAATATTATTTGGACCTTATTATGGGCCTGGCTGCTCTTTGGCGGCATATTGCTGGCAGTGCCGGATATAAAATAA